A region from the Prevotella melaninogenica genome encodes:
- the nadD gene encoding nicotinate (nicotinamide) nucleotide adenylyltransferase gives MKPSSHFTTISTPLPSEGLGEASIGIFGGSFNPIHNGHIALAKAFLEKENLNEVWFFVSPQNPFKVNQQLLADHLRLELVRKAIADNPHFRASDYEFQLPKPSYTWNTLQHLSHNYPTHRFTLLVGGDNWAAFDRWYHAEDILSNYKIVVYPRRGQEIDKSTLPTNVSLLQTPLIDVSSTDVRQRVEQGEDISKLVPEEILNDIQRLY, from the coding sequence ATGAAACCATCATCTCATTTCACCACTATTAGCACTCCCCTCCCTTCGGAGGGGTTGGGGGAGGCTTCCATTGGCATCTTTGGAGGTTCTTTCAACCCTATCCATAACGGACATATTGCCCTTGCAAAGGCTTTCCTTGAGAAAGAAAACTTAAACGAGGTATGGTTTTTTGTGTCACCTCAAAACCCATTCAAAGTAAATCAGCAGCTCTTAGCTGACCACCTTCGATTAGAATTAGTGCGCAAAGCAATAGCCGACAACCCACATTTCAGGGCTTCAGACTATGAGTTCCAACTTCCGAAGCCTTCTTATACTTGGAACACGCTACAACATCTCAGCCATAACTACCCTACTCATCGCTTCACCCTTCTCGTTGGTGGAGACAACTGGGCAGCTTTCGACCGATGGTATCATGCAGAAGACATCCTTTCTAATTACAAGATCGTTGTTTATCCACGACGTGGTCAAGAAATAGATAAATCTACCCTCCCCACAAACGTTAGCCTACTCCAAACCCCACTCATCGATGTCAGTAGCACCGACGTCCGCCAACGAGTAGAGCAAGGCGAAGATATAAGTAAACTCGTACCTGAAGAGATTTTAAATGATATCCAACGACTTTATTAA
- the gmk gene encoding guanylate kinase, with translation MEKEDKGHRYFGSLHYHTNDTSTYQLLCQNAKYNRKHPTKAEELLWEHLRGKQLGVRFRRQHPVYDYIPDFVCLSLNLIIEVDGDYHLAEEQQLSDRERDAYLQHFGFHIIRFSNEEVLQNLDKVLNKIKTAMNKLSSENQSANITPAAKIQEDTSNITSVPNTSHDCPLGTPLLRRGGGRLLILSAPSGSGKSTIVQWLMQEHPELKLAFSISCTTRAPRGTEQNGVEYIFLSPEQFKEKIAKGEFLEYEEVYENRYYGTLKAQVESQSAAGQNVIFDVDVKGGCNIKKYYGDRALSLFIQPPSVEELRRRLVGRQTDSAEAIESRLAKASEELTFAEKFDKIIVNDDLEKAKQETYKVVKAFLER, from the coding sequence ATGGAGAAAGAAGATAAGGGACATCGTTATTTCGGAAGCCTTCATTATCATACGAATGACACTTCTACCTATCAGCTACTTTGTCAAAATGCAAAATATAACAGGAAGCATCCTACTAAAGCAGAAGAACTTTTGTGGGAGCACTTGAGAGGAAAACAATTAGGTGTACGTTTTCGCCGACAACATCCTGTCTATGATTATATCCCTGACTTCGTATGTCTTTCATTAAATCTTATAATAGAAGTTGACGGAGATTATCACCTCGCAGAAGAACAGCAATTAAGCGATAGAGAACGAGATGCTTACCTTCAACATTTTGGCTTTCATATCATAAGGTTCTCTAACGAGGAAGTCCTTCAAAATCTCGATAAAGTATTAAACAAAATAAAAACAGCTATGAACAAGCTTTCATCTGAAAACCAATCTGCTAATATAACACCAGCAGCTAAGATACAGGAAGACACTTCTAACATCACATCGGTTCCTAACACGTCCCACGACTGTCCGTTAGGCACTCCCCTCCTTCGGAGGGGTGGGGGGAGGTTACTCATCCTCTCCGCACCTTCTGGCTCTGGTAAAAGTACCATCGTACAGTGGTTGATGCAGGAACATCCAGAATTAAAGTTGGCTTTCTCTATAAGTTGTACTACTCGTGCGCCACGCGGTACAGAGCAGAATGGTGTAGAATATATCTTCCTTTCACCTGAACAGTTTAAGGAGAAGATTGCAAAAGGTGAGTTTCTTGAGTATGAAGAGGTTTATGAGAACCGTTACTATGGCACATTGAAAGCACAGGTAGAGAGCCAGTCAGCAGCAGGACAGAACGTTATTTTTGATGTGGATGTGAAAGGAGGCTGCAACATCAAAAAGTATTATGGTGACCGTGCTTTAAGTCTTTTCATCCAGCCCCCATCAGTAGAAGAACTCCGTCGCCGCCTTGTTGGCAGACAAACAGACAGTGCGGAGGCAATTGAAAGCCGCCTTGCCAAGGCTTCAGAAGAACTCACCTTTGCAGAGAAGTTCGACAAGATTATCGTCAATGACGACCTTGAGAAAGCAAAGCAAGAGACTTATAAGGTAGTGAAGGCATTTTTAGAAAGATAA